In a single window of the Streptomyces sp. HUAS ZL42 genome:
- a CDS encoding class I SAM-dependent methyltransferase, whose translation MPRSRALRNRFVDAPGSLGERLRVARWERFRRCFPGIENMSVVDLGGTAEMWLRAPVRAKHVHLINLEEHPAGLPDWITAEIADVTDPAVAAELSSHGGYDLVFSNSTIEHVGGHSQRRMFVSAVEQLAPLHWIQTPYRYFPIEPHFVAPGFQFLPLAARARLVRHWPLVHSRPDSPESAMNAVINIELLTRAEMRYLFPRSELLSERVLGAPKSLIAVRTEPAC comes from the coding sequence ATGCCCCGCTCCCGAGCCCTCAGAAACAGATTCGTCGACGCACCCGGCTCACTCGGCGAACGACTCCGCGTCGCCCGCTGGGAGCGGTTCCGGCGCTGCTTCCCCGGCATCGAGAACATGAGCGTCGTGGACCTGGGCGGGACGGCCGAGATGTGGCTGCGCGCACCGGTGCGCGCCAAGCACGTCCACCTGATCAACCTGGAGGAACATCCCGCCGGACTGCCCGACTGGATCACCGCGGAGATCGCCGACGTCACCGACCCGGCGGTCGCCGCCGAACTGAGCAGCCACGGCGGCTACGACCTGGTGTTCTCCAACTCGACCATCGAGCACGTGGGCGGCCACAGCCAGCGCCGGATGTTCGTCTCGGCCGTCGAGCAACTGGCGCCGCTGCACTGGATCCAGACGCCGTACCGCTACTTCCCCATCGAGCCGCACTTCGTGGCACCGGGCTTCCAGTTCCTGCCACTGGCCGCCAGGGCACGTCTGGTACGGCACTGGCCGCTCGTCCACAGCCGCCCCGACAGCCCGGAGTCGGCGATGAACGCCGTGATCAACATCGAGCTGCTGACCCGCGCCGAAATGCGCTACCTGTTCCCCCGGTCGGAACTCCTCAGCGAGCGGGTGCTGGGTGCGCCGAAGTCGCTCATAGCCGTAAGAACGGAGCCCGCATGCTGA
- a CDS encoding class I SAM-dependent methyltransferase: MLNNLINRHDADRLLRKVRKLDLDPVLAKLRVRGGERVVQHWSQVDPSLTEWWAIPEVIKRWNLLMTGDADTSFPQYVAAKHFAPRTDLRGLSLGCGTGGNELLWAKTGAFSLLEGVDVAQQRIDFATRAAAENALADVLRFRVTDVNRMTGDGERFDVLLGLQSLHHFDDLDETLPRLAQLIEPGGMFVIDEFVGPTRFQWTDGQLDAANALLAQLPEERRRLADGRIKRRVVRPSRLSMVLDDPSEAVDAAALLPGLRRHFEVVEERPYGGTVLHIALSGIAHNFRDQEPETLALLQRCFAAEDAALPEVGHDFIAMVCRPRSAGG; encoded by the coding sequence ATGCTGAACAACCTGATCAACAGGCATGACGCGGACCGGTTGCTGCGGAAGGTGCGGAAGCTTGACCTGGACCCGGTGCTGGCCAAGCTGCGGGTGCGCGGTGGCGAGCGGGTGGTCCAGCACTGGTCCCAGGTCGACCCGTCGCTGACCGAGTGGTGGGCGATACCAGAGGTCATCAAGCGGTGGAATCTGCTGATGACCGGCGACGCGGACACGTCCTTTCCGCAGTACGTGGCCGCCAAGCACTTCGCACCGCGCACCGATCTGCGCGGCCTGTCGCTGGGGTGCGGCACCGGCGGAAACGAGCTGCTCTGGGCGAAGACCGGCGCGTTCTCACTTCTGGAGGGCGTGGACGTGGCGCAGCAGCGGATCGACTTCGCCACCCGCGCCGCCGCCGAGAACGCTCTCGCCGACGTCCTGCGCTTCCGGGTCACCGACGTCAACCGGATGACCGGCGACGGGGAACGCTTCGACGTGCTGCTGGGCCTGCAGTCGCTGCATCATTTCGACGACCTCGACGAGACCCTGCCGCGCCTCGCCCAACTGATCGAGCCCGGCGGGATGTTCGTGATCGACGAGTTCGTCGGCCCCACCCGGTTCCAGTGGACCGACGGCCAACTGGACGCGGCGAACGCGCTGCTGGCCCAGCTCCCCGAGGAGCGGCGGCGCCTGGCCGACGGCCGGATCAAGCGCCGCGTCGTGCGGCCCAGCAGGCTGTCGATGGTGCTGGACGACCCCTCGGAGGCGGTCGACGCGGCGGCGCTGCTGCCGGGCCTGCGGCGCCATTTCGAGGTCGTCGAGGAACGCCCGTACGGGGGCACGGTGTTGCACATCGCGCTGTCCGGGATCGCGCACAACTTCCGTGACCAGGAGCCGGAGACGCTCGCGCTGCTGCAGCGGTGCTTTGCTGCGGAGGACGCTGCCTTGCCTGAGGTGGGGCACGACTTCATCGCCATGGTGTGCCGGCCGCGGAGTGCTGGGGGCTGA
- a CDS encoding nucleotide sugar dehydrogenase, translating into MRVVVVGQGYVGLPLAIRAAEVGHEVIGYDVDSRRIKSLAAGESFVEDVSSERIRAALDSGTYRPSESARDCGGFDVAVVTVPTPLHEGAPDLRYIRESAATLARYLRPGATVVLESTTYPGTTQELFAPILEDGSGLTAGADFHLGYSPERIDPGNAVWGFKETPKVVSGVDAPSLRAVQDFYAQLVDTTVPVGSPKEAELAKLLENTFRHVNIALVNEIAMFAHHLGIDVWQAIDAASTKPFGFMRFTPGPGVGGHCLPIDPSYLSWRVQRELGQSFRFVELANDINNHMPEYVARRISDLFNERRRSVNGSRILLLGLAYKKNTGDARESPALRVSQLLLDMGAQVKAADPHVVEGLPLDTRLVRVDLTQEELAAADAVVLLTDHDSFDYELIAEHGRFVLDCRRRLSPGPTIEVL; encoded by the coding sequence ATGCGTGTCGTCGTGGTTGGACAGGGATACGTCGGCCTGCCGCTGGCCATCCGGGCCGCCGAGGTCGGACACGAGGTGATCGGCTACGACGTCGACTCCCGGCGGATCAAGAGCCTTGCCGCGGGTGAGTCCTTCGTCGAGGACGTCTCCTCCGAGCGGATCCGCGCGGCACTGGACAGCGGCACCTACCGCCCGAGCGAATCGGCCCGCGACTGCGGCGGTTTCGACGTCGCGGTCGTGACCGTCCCGACCCCGCTGCACGAGGGCGCCCCCGACCTCCGCTACATCAGGGAGTCGGCCGCCACCCTTGCCCGCTACCTGCGCCCGGGCGCCACCGTGGTCCTCGAGTCGACCACCTATCCCGGCACCACCCAGGAGCTGTTCGCCCCGATCCTGGAAGACGGCTCGGGCCTGACCGCGGGCGCGGACTTCCACCTCGGCTACAGCCCGGAGCGGATCGACCCGGGAAACGCCGTCTGGGGCTTCAAGGAGACCCCGAAGGTCGTGTCCGGCGTAGACGCACCGTCGCTCAGAGCCGTTCAGGACTTCTACGCGCAACTCGTCGACACCACGGTGCCGGTGGGCTCGCCGAAGGAGGCCGAGCTCGCCAAGCTCCTTGAGAACACCTTCCGCCACGTGAACATCGCGCTGGTCAACGAGATCGCGATGTTCGCGCACCACTTGGGCATCGACGTCTGGCAGGCCATCGACGCCGCCTCCACCAAGCCCTTCGGCTTCATGAGGTTCACGCCCGGCCCGGGCGTCGGCGGCCACTGCCTGCCCATCGACCCCTCGTATCTGTCCTGGCGGGTGCAGCGCGAACTCGGCCAGAGCTTCCGCTTCGTGGAACTGGCCAACGACATCAACAACCACATGCCCGAGTATGTGGCACGCCGCATCAGCGACCTCTTCAACGAAAGACGTCGTTCCGTGAACGGCTCGCGCATCCTGCTGCTCGGCCTCGCGTACAAGAAGAACACCGGCGACGCCCGCGAGTCGCCCGCCCTGCGCGTGTCCCAACTGCTGCTCGACATGGGAGCCCAGGTCAAGGCGGCTGATCCGCACGTCGTCGAAGGCCTGCCGCTGGACACCCGGCTGGTGCGGGTCGACCTGACGCAGGAGGAGCTGGCGGCCGCCGATGCGGTGGTCCTGCTCACCGACCACGACAGCTTCGACTACGAACTCATAGCCGAACACGGCCGCTTCGTCCTCGACTGCCGTCGGCGGCTGTCGCCCGGACCCACGATCGAGGTGCTCTGA
- a CDS encoding WecB/TagA/CpsF family glycosyltransferase — protein sequence MNGRQSLFGVELDPLTMDETVQHCLDAVRDGRQLEIGVVNAAKLVNMRRDPRLGQAVAGCDLVLADGQAVVWASRVLRAPLPERVAGIDLFLRLLAEAESAGMSVYFLGAKQEVLEEMLRRVADRFPGLKVAGSRNGYFDDSEQEAIAGAIADSGAQMLFLGMTSPKKEIFTAAYGARTGARVVHGVGGSFDILAGVTKRAPASWQRWGLEWLYRTLQEPRRLGRRYLATNAAFLLMTARELIRLTPSTAAANRSR from the coding sequence ATGAACGGGCGTCAGTCTCTGTTCGGGGTCGAGCTGGACCCGCTGACCATGGACGAGACCGTACAGCACTGCCTCGATGCCGTCCGGGACGGCAGACAGCTCGAGATCGGGGTGGTCAACGCCGCGAAGCTGGTGAACATGCGGCGGGACCCGCGGCTCGGCCAGGCGGTGGCCGGCTGCGATCTCGTCCTTGCCGACGGGCAGGCCGTGGTCTGGGCCAGCCGGGTGCTGCGCGCCCCGTTGCCGGAACGGGTGGCCGGTATCGACCTGTTCCTGCGGCTGCTGGCCGAGGCGGAATCGGCAGGCATGTCCGTGTACTTCCTCGGCGCGAAGCAGGAGGTACTGGAGGAGATGCTGCGCCGGGTCGCCGACCGCTTCCCCGGCCTGAAGGTGGCCGGCAGCCGCAACGGCTACTTCGACGATTCCGAGCAGGAGGCCATCGCGGGCGCGATCGCCGACAGCGGCGCCCAGATGCTGTTCCTCGGCATGACGTCGCCCAAGAAAGAGATCTTCACCGCCGCCTACGGCGCACGCACCGGCGCCCGCGTCGTGCACGGAGTCGGCGGCTCCTTCGACATCCTGGCCGGGGTCACCAAGCGGGCCCCCGCGTCCTGGCAGCGGTGGGGCCTGGAATGGCTCTACCGCACGCTGCAGGAGCCGCGCCGCCTGGGCCGGCGCTATCTCGCCACCAATGCCGCCTTCCTCCTCATGACGGCGCGCGAGCTCATCCGGCTCACCCCGTCGACCGCTGCCGCGAACAGGAGCCGCTGA
- a CDS encoding glycosyltransferase family 2 protein, which produces MARRVARAPWTLLKAVFGWLVLFEARNKVLLAPTAVRLRRIEDAETRRLAAGLPSPPSALVATVIATHRRPGPLRAAVRSALDQTVHDQVVIVVDDGGGLPELPDDPRLFAVSLARNTGVAGVVRNVGIRLTRSRYVAFLDDDNLWEPDHLERTLAVLESPDGPDGVYTALRRVLPDGSEQDVLSVPYDRRRAAREAFLDTNAFVARRTRSLRFSRLRRTPEVLPREDWELIRRYGRRHRVRHVPHPTVRYLMNPASFYTQWRQPS; this is translated from the coding sequence ATGGCACGCCGTGTCGCGCGGGCGCCCTGGACGCTGCTCAAGGCGGTCTTCGGCTGGCTGGTGCTTTTCGAGGCCAGGAACAAGGTCCTGCTGGCCCCCACCGCGGTGCGGCTGCGCCGGATCGAGGACGCCGAGACCCGACGGCTGGCCGCCGGGCTGCCGTCGCCGCCCTCGGCGCTGGTCGCCACGGTGATCGCCACCCACCGACGTCCCGGGCCGCTGCGCGCCGCGGTGCGCTCGGCCCTGGACCAGACCGTTCACGACCAGGTCGTCATCGTGGTCGACGACGGCGGGGGACTACCCGAACTCCCCGACGACCCCCGGCTGTTCGCCGTCTCGCTGGCCCGCAACACGGGCGTGGCGGGCGTCGTGCGCAACGTGGGCATCCGCCTCACCCGCTCGCGGTACGTGGCGTTCCTGGACGACGACAACCTGTGGGAACCCGACCATCTGGAACGGACGTTGGCTGTCCTGGAGTCCCCCGACGGGCCCGACGGCGTCTACACGGCACTGCGGCGCGTCCTGCCCGACGGCAGCGAGCAGGACGTCCTGTCGGTTCCCTACGACCGGCGCCGGGCCGCCCGCGAGGCCTTCCTGGACACCAACGCGTTCGTCGCCCGCCGCACGCGCTCCCTGCGCTTCAGCCGCCTGCGCCGGACACCGGAGGTGCTGCCCCGGGAGGACTGGGAGCTGATCCGCCGGTACGGCCGCAGACACCGGGTGCGCCATGTGCCGCACCCCACCGTCCGGTATCTGATGAACCCGGCCAGCTTCTACACGCAATGGCGGCAGCCCAGTTGA
- a CDS encoding chain length determinant protein, which yields MDLAEIFRVMRRRWYVLLPGLLLTAGLIVAVTLLVPVSYQSQSTVVLLNSQKATLAYDGNPFLSTQTSLTGMADSLARNLNSDDSLRELKSRGAKGTFDAKLADNAQGPLMWLTVTGTDKASVLASDRILTAYAKERLEQFQSEQSVAPKAMIRMTTIVPPQSPVAQTKTRLEYMVMAGGLGLVLTLVAVFYVEARRRSRTPAHPAESAQPVSDPDAAAVSPVTAPESATEEPIAEQTIALRTPPTWSRSAGNRPAAEPRAGRPAVAVAPAPEPLDEESTHGQRSHTGQRDR from the coding sequence ATGGATCTCGCTGAGATCTTCCGGGTGATGCGCAGGCGCTGGTACGTCCTGCTGCCCGGACTGCTGCTGACCGCCGGCCTGATCGTCGCCGTGACCCTGCTGGTTCCGGTCAGTTACCAGTCGCAGAGCACGGTGGTTCTGCTGAACTCCCAGAAGGCCACGCTGGCTTACGACGGCAACCCCTTCCTCAGCACCCAGACCTCGCTCACCGGCATGGCCGACAGCCTGGCCCGCAACCTCAACTCCGACGACTCGCTCCGGGAGCTCAAGTCCCGTGGCGCCAAGGGCACGTTCGACGCCAAGCTCGCCGACAACGCCCAGGGGCCGCTGATGTGGCTCACCGTCACCGGCACCGACAAGGCCTCCGTCCTTGCCTCGGACCGCATCCTGACCGCGTATGCCAAGGAGCGCCTGGAGCAGTTCCAGAGTGAGCAGTCGGTCGCCCCGAAGGCCATGATCCGCATGACGACCATCGTGCCCCCGCAGAGCCCGGTGGCGCAGACCAAGACCCGGCTCGAGTACATGGTGATGGCCGGGGGCCTGGGCTTGGTACTCACCCTGGTCGCCGTCTTCTACGTGGAGGCGCGCCGCCGGTCGCGCACGCCGGCGCACCCGGCAGAATCCGCGCAACCGGTCAGTGACCCCGACGCGGCCGCCGTTTCCCCCGTCACCGCCCCCGAGTCCGCGACCGAGGAGCCGATCGCGGAACAGACGATCGCCCTCCGCACGCCGCCCACCTGGTCGCGGTCCGCCGGAAACAGGCCCGCCGCAGAGCCGCGAGCGGGGCGGCCCGCCGTGGCTGTGGCGCCCGCCCCCGAGCCGCTCGACGAGGAGTCGACTCATGGACAGCGTTCGCACACCGGACAGCGAGACCGCTGA
- the wecB gene encoding non-hydrolyzing UDP-N-acetylglucosamine 2-epimerase, which produces MPRVVCVAGARPNYMKIKPVMDALERRGAEVLLVHTGQHYDPAMNDVFFADLGIRPPDRFLGVGSSTHAEQTGRVMTAFEPLLEEVSPDLVVVVGDINSTLACALVTAKAGPLLAHVEAGLRSRDWSMPEEVNRVATDRVSDYLLAPSPDAAENLRAEGYRDDQIHLVGNVMIDTLLANLERARASDILDRYGLSRGEYGLVTLHRPANVDDPEVLASLLKALGEVAGHCPLLLPVHPRAAERLADIGVPGGIRLVPPAGYLDFIALQDSARLVLTDSGGVQEETTALGVPCVTLRDNTERPITVEQGTNVLAGRDPARIVSTVHRVLDDPPAPRRPALWDGRASDRIADVLLEGGTASTRPRPTDKTFPI; this is translated from the coding sequence ATGCCGCGAGTCGTCTGCGTCGCCGGGGCGCGCCCCAACTACATGAAGATCAAACCGGTGATGGACGCCCTGGAACGCCGGGGCGCCGAGGTGCTCCTCGTCCACACCGGCCAGCACTACGACCCGGCCATGAACGACGTGTTCTTCGCCGACCTCGGCATCCGTCCGCCCGACCGCTTCCTCGGGGTCGGCTCCAGCACCCACGCCGAGCAGACCGGACGCGTCATGACCGCGTTCGAGCCGCTTCTCGAGGAGGTGTCCCCGGACCTCGTCGTCGTGGTCGGTGACATCAACTCCACGCTGGCCTGCGCCCTGGTCACCGCCAAGGCCGGACCGCTGCTGGCCCACGTCGAGGCCGGACTGCGCAGCCGTGACTGGAGCATGCCGGAGGAGGTCAACCGGGTCGCCACCGACCGCGTCAGCGACTACCTGCTGGCTCCCTCGCCCGACGCCGCCGAGAACCTGCGCGCCGAAGGGTACCGGGACGACCAGATCCACCTCGTCGGCAACGTCATGATCGACACCCTGCTGGCCAACCTGGAACGGGCCCGGGCCTCGGACATCCTCGACCGATACGGCCTGTCCAGAGGCGAGTACGGCCTGGTCACCCTGCATCGCCCCGCCAACGTGGACGACCCCGAGGTCCTCGCGTCGCTGCTGAAGGCCCTGGGCGAGGTCGCCGGCCACTGCCCGCTCCTGCTGCCCGTGCACCCGCGCGCGGCCGAACGCCTGGCCGACATCGGCGTACCCGGGGGTATCCGGCTCGTACCCCCCGCCGGATACCTGGACTTCATCGCCCTGCAGGACTCCGCACGCCTCGTGCTGACCGACTCCGGCGGCGTACAGGAGGAGACCACCGCGCTGGGTGTGCCGTGCGTGACCCTGCGGGACAACACCGAACGGCCCATCACCGTCGAGCAGGGCACCAATGTGCTGGCCGGCCGGGACCCGGCGCGGATCGTGTCCACCGTGCACCGGGTGCTGGACGATCCGCCCGCGCCGCGCCGGCCCGCACTGTGGGACGGCCGCGCGAGCGACCGCATCGCCGACGTGCTGCTGGAGGGAGGCACCGCGAGCACACGGCCGAGACCCACCGACAAGACGTTCCCCATATGA
- a CDS encoding oligosaccharide flippase family protein: MDSVRTPDSETADPSGTPAPPAPDSLGRKVRSAARWSLINTVVMRLGNFATGILLARYALGPAQWGVYGIAQTVLLVLLSANELGVGLAIVRWEGDARRFAPTVLTLSTLSSGLLYVALFAAAPTVAGLLGSPDAAGVLRVMCLCVVIDGVAQVPGGFLTREFAQGKRMIIDGLNFVLSTSVTLLLAFQGWGAMSFAWGAVAGNVVTLIGCCLAAPGTLKFGWDPGQARALLRFGLPLAGASMLALAVVNVDTMVVGATLGNVSLGFYVLAFNISGWPVRIISEAARRVSFAGFSRLADSPQALAQGFSRALGVLVTGTVPLCVLLAGLAGPVIELIYGSQWAPAAAALPWLMALGLIRIGGELAYDCLVAIGQRRSLFLVQGLWLAALIPVLLVAARLNGIVGVSQAHVLVAGGMVVPVFLIALSRGGIGVGRIARACAWPFLGGAVMAAIILGLERRFGDGRLALLAIGTIALAGYTLCVLPSRDFLRGVGRGERPHRGRHRASAPVRPARQDSR, from the coding sequence ATGGACAGCGTTCGCACACCGGACAGCGAGACCGCTGATCCGAGCGGCACGCCCGCTCCTCCCGCTCCTGACTCCCTCGGCAGGAAGGTCCGTTCCGCGGCTCGCTGGAGCCTGATCAACACCGTTGTGATGCGCCTCGGCAACTTCGCCACCGGCATCCTGCTGGCGCGCTACGCCCTCGGACCCGCGCAGTGGGGCGTCTACGGCATCGCCCAGACCGTCCTCCTGGTGCTGCTCTCCGCGAACGAGCTGGGCGTGGGCCTGGCCATCGTGCGCTGGGAGGGGGACGCGCGGCGGTTCGCGCCGACCGTACTGACCCTCAGCACCCTCTCCAGCGGTCTGCTGTACGTGGCGCTGTTCGCGGCGGCACCGACCGTGGCCGGCCTGCTCGGCTCGCCGGACGCCGCGGGCGTGCTGCGGGTGATGTGCCTGTGCGTGGTGATCGACGGGGTGGCACAGGTGCCCGGCGGCTTCCTCACCCGTGAGTTCGCCCAGGGCAAGCGGATGATCATCGACGGGCTCAACTTCGTGCTCAGCACCTCGGTGACGCTGCTGCTGGCCTTCCAGGGCTGGGGCGCGATGAGCTTCGCCTGGGGAGCCGTGGCGGGGAACGTCGTGACGCTGATCGGCTGCTGCCTGGCGGCACCGGGCACCCTGAAATTCGGCTGGGACCCCGGGCAGGCCCGGGCGCTGCTGAGGTTCGGGCTTCCGCTGGCAGGGGCGAGCATGCTGGCCCTCGCCGTGGTCAACGTCGACACCATGGTGGTGGGCGCGACGCTGGGAAACGTGTCTCTGGGCTTCTACGTGCTCGCCTTCAACATCTCCGGCTGGCCCGTGAGGATCATCTCCGAGGCCGCCCGCCGGGTCTCCTTCGCCGGCTTCTCCCGTCTGGCCGACTCGCCGCAGGCACTCGCCCAGGGCTTCAGCCGCGCCCTGGGCGTACTGGTCACCGGCACCGTCCCGCTGTGCGTACTGCTGGCCGGCCTCGCGGGGCCGGTCATCGAGCTGATCTACGGGAGCCAGTGGGCTCCCGCCGCCGCGGCACTGCCCTGGCTGATGGCCCTCGGCCTGATCCGCATCGGCGGCGAACTCGCCTACGACTGCCTGGTCGCGATCGGACAGCGCCGGTCGCTCTTCCTGGTGCAGGGCCTGTGGCTGGCGGCCCTGATCCCGGTGCTCCTCGTCGCCGCCCGCCTGAACGGCATTGTCGGAGTCTCACAGGCCCATGTCCTGGTCGCCGGCGGCATGGTGGTGCCCGTGTTCCTGATCGCCCTCAGCCGTGGCGGCATCGGCGTCGGCCGGATCGCCAGGGCCTGTGCGTGGCCCTTCCTCGGCGGGGCCGTGATGGCCGCGATCATCCTCGGCCTGGAGCGCCGGTTCGGTGACGGCCGGCTCGCGCTCCTCGCCATCGGCACCATCGCCCTGGCCGGCTACACGCTGTGCGTACTGCCCAGCCGCGACTTCCTGCGCGGCGTCGGCCGCGGCGAGCGGCCCCACCGCGGCCGGCACCGGGCGTCCGCACCGGTTCGGCCTGCCCGACAGGACTCGAGGTGA
- a CDS encoding glycosyltransferase, with product MSPVAVIVVTWNSASVLPGFLAALPDGMAGLDWRLVVADNDSSDDTVEVLRVLAPDATVVQTGRNAGYAAGVNAALAAAGEYGAALICNPDIRMRQGCAKRLVDGLGDGVGIAVPLLYEEGRDTPHHSLRRESSVLRALGEAVIGNTRAGRFPALSELVTDPAAYRRPTRADWATGALMAVSGDCLAACGPWDESFFLYSEETEYCLRARDRGFVTQLEPTAEAVHLGGDSQVSPRLWTLLTLNRVRLYRRRHGALATAAFRAAVLLRETSRAALGRPASRAAAAALARPGALRTTPGPWQ from the coding sequence ATGAGCCCCGTCGCCGTCATCGTCGTCACCTGGAACAGCGCCTCGGTGCTCCCCGGGTTCCTCGCCGCACTTCCCGATGGCATGGCCGGCCTCGACTGGAGGCTCGTCGTCGCCGACAACGACTCCTCCGACGACACCGTCGAGGTGCTGCGGGTGCTGGCCCCGGACGCCACGGTCGTCCAGACCGGCCGCAACGCCGGGTACGCGGCCGGCGTCAACGCGGCGCTGGCCGCGGCCGGCGAGTACGGGGCCGCGCTCATCTGCAATCCCGACATCCGGATGCGGCAGGGCTGCGCCAAACGTCTCGTCGACGGCCTCGGGGACGGGGTCGGGATCGCCGTACCCCTCCTGTACGAAGAAGGCAGGGACACGCCCCATCACTCGCTGCGCCGCGAGTCGAGCGTGCTCCGAGCCCTCGGCGAGGCCGTGATCGGCAACACCCGGGCCGGGCGCTTCCCGGCCCTGAGCGAGCTCGTCACCGACCCCGCCGCGTATCGGCGGCCCACACGCGCGGACTGGGCGACCGGAGCGCTCATGGCCGTCTCGGGGGACTGCCTGGCCGCTTGCGGTCCGTGGGACGAGTCCTTCTTTCTCTACTCGGAGGAGACCGAGTACTGCCTGCGTGCGCGGGATCGGGGATTCGTCACACAGCTGGAGCCGACGGCCGAGGCCGTTCACCTGGGGGGCGACTCCCAGGTGTCGCCCCGGCTCTGGACTCTCCTCACCCTCAACCGCGTCCGTCTGTACCGGCGTCGGCACGGCGCACTCGCCACGGCCGCCTTCCGCGCCGCCGTCCTGCTCCGCGAGACCTCGCGCGCGGCACTCGGCCGCCCGGCCAGCCGCGCGGCCGCGGCCGCCCTCGCTCGCCCCGGCGCCCTGCGGACGACGCCGGGTCCGTGGCAGTGA